The Yoonia sp. SS1-5 genome contains a region encoding:
- a CDS encoding amino acid aminotransferase, with translation MLENLSPQPADKILALMAAYRADPRDDKVDLGVGVYKDATGNTPVMRAVKEAERRILADQSTKAYTGLAGDPAFGAAMRDLVLGDSVAADRVAAVATPGGTGAIRQALELIKMAAPDATVWLSNPTWPNHPSIIKYLGMKMAEYRYFDNETRGIDYTGLIADLDQVQPGDVVLLHGCCHNPTGANLRADQMAEIIALMQKKGAVPFVDIAYQGFGDGLDADAQITRQIAAAFDNCLIAASCSKNFGIYRERTGVLMAIAKDPEQQALSQQTLQFLNRQNYSFPPDHGARVVTTILTDPVLRADWEAELEETRNGMLALRQQLADELRRLTNSDRFDFLAHHRGMFSRLGTTPQMVEKIRAEHGIYMVGDSRMNIAGLNENTVPILAKAIVAAGV, from the coding sequence ATGCTGGAAAACCTGTCCCCACAACCCGCTGACAAAATTCTGGCCCTGATGGCCGCGTACCGTGCAGATCCACGCGATGACAAGGTTGATCTGGGTGTGGGCGTCTACAAGGATGCAACCGGCAACACGCCCGTGATGCGCGCCGTCAAAGAGGCCGAACGCCGGATCCTCGCGGATCAATCAACCAAAGCCTATACCGGACTGGCCGGTGATCCGGCATTCGGGGCCGCGATGCGTGATCTTGTGCTGGGCGACAGTGTCGCAGCTGACCGGGTCGCCGCAGTGGCCACGCCCGGCGGGACCGGTGCGATCCGGCAGGCGCTGGAGCTGATCAAGATGGCTGCCCCCGATGCGACGGTATGGTTGTCCAACCCCACTTGGCCAAATCACCCGTCCATTATCAAATATCTCGGCATGAAAATGGCCGAATACCGCTATTTCGACAATGAAACACGCGGCATCGACTATACCGGGCTGATTGCCGATCTTGATCAGGTACAGCCGGGCGATGTGGTGCTGCTGCATGGCTGCTGCCACAACCCGACCGGCGCAAACCTGCGCGCCGATCAGATGGCAGAGATCATCGCCTTGATGCAGAAAAAAGGGGCGGTGCCATTTGTGGACATTGCCTATCAGGGGTTTGGTGACGGCTTGGACGCTGACGCGCAAATCACCCGCCAGATTGCCGCTGCCTTTGATAATTGCCTGATTGCGGCAAGTTGCTCGAAAAATTTCGGCATCTACCGCGAGCGGACGGGCGTCTTGATGGCCATCGCCAAGGATCCCGAACAGCAGGCGCTGTCGCAGCAAACGCTCCAATTTCTGAACCGTCAGAACTATTCCTTCCCGCCCGATCATGGTGCGCGTGTTGTGACGACGATCCTGACTGATCCCGTCCTGCGCGCCGATTGGGAGGCCGAGCTGGAGGAAACCAGAAATGGCATGCTCGCCCTGCGCCAGCAATTGGCGGACGAACTGCGCCGGCTGACGAATTCCGACCGGTTCGACTTTCTGGCGCACCATCGCGGCATGTTCAGCCGTCTGGGCACGACCCCGCAGATGGTCGAAAAGATCCGTGCCGAGCATGGGATTTACATGGTTGGTGACAGCCGGATGAATATTGCAGGCCTGAACGAAAACACCGTGCCAATCCTGGCAAAAGCCATTGTTGCCGCTGGTGTCTAG
- a CDS encoding trimethylamine methyltransferase family protein, with product MAEPIKAPPEPARGRRSGGRAARVALRAAPLADHLRPVRPGMAGGLYSPLTDADVSRIHNAALNALEQIGLSLAPQSGIDAMTAAGAILGDDGRLRFPRALVEDMLAIAARDITLCGRDPQYDLDLSGTNVHFGTAGAAVHIVDPVDNSYRDSTLQDLYDAARLTQNLDNVHFFQRAMVARDITDNYELDLNTLYASCAGTKKHVGTSFTEEAFVPDCISLAHMIAGDEKTWRARPFVSNTNCFVVPPMKFATESCQVMEACIRAGMPVLLLSAGQAGATAPAPIAMAIVQAVAECLAGLVYVNAIAPGHPAVFGTWPFVSDLRTGAMSGGSAEQGLLTAGCAQMHRFYGLPGGAAAGMSDSKMPDMQAGWEQAITNTMAGLSGLNMVYEAAGMHASLLGFCFESLVLGDDILGQVLRCVRGIEVTEDNTSIEVMRDVCLDGPGHYLGSDQTLSLMQTEYIYPAIGNRMSPKEWAENDKPDLLETAIARKNALLAAAEHQIDPSLDLAIRANFRIRL from the coding sequence ATGGCAGAACCGATCAAGGCACCGCCGGAACCGGCGCGTGGCCGCCGGTCTGGCGGGCGGGCCGCACGGGTCGCGCTGCGCGCGGCACCTCTGGCCGACCATCTGCGCCCGGTTCGCCCGGGGATGGCCGGTGGGCTTTACAGCCCGCTGACCGATGCGGATGTCAGCCGTATCCATAACGCCGCACTAAATGCGCTCGAACAGATCGGGCTCTCGCTGGCCCCGCAATCGGGGATCGACGCGATGACAGCCGCTGGCGCCATCCTTGGTGATGATGGCAGGCTGCGATTTCCCCGCGCCTTGGTCGAGGACATGCTGGCCATTGCCGCGCGCGACATCACCTTATGCGGACGTGACCCGCAATATGATCTGGACCTGTCGGGGACCAATGTGCATTTCGGGACTGCGGGGGCCGCTGTGCATATCGTTGATCCGGTCGATAACAGCTATCGGGATTCGACGCTGCAGGACCTCTACGATGCGGCCCGGCTGACCCAGAACCTTGATAACGTGCATTTCTTTCAGCGTGCCATGGTCGCGCGGGACATCACCGACAATTACGAACTTGATCTGAACACGCTTTACGCCAGCTGTGCAGGGACCAAGAAACATGTCGGCACCTCCTTCACCGAAGAGGCGTTTGTGCCTGACTGCATCAGCCTCGCGCATATGATCGCAGGCGACGAAAAGACCTGGCGGGCCCGGCCATTTGTGTCGAATACCAATTGTTTCGTGGTGCCGCCCATGAAATTCGCAACCGAAAGCTGTCAGGTGATGGAGGCCTGCATTCGCGCGGGCATGCCCGTCTTGCTGCTATCCGCCGGTCAGGCCGGGGCCACAGCACCCGCACCGATTGCGATGGCAATCGTACAGGCCGTCGCCGAATGTCTGGCCGGGCTGGTTTATGTCAACGCCATTGCGCCGGGTCATCCGGCTGTCTTTGGAACCTGGCCCTTTGTGTCCGACCTTCGCACCGGCGCGATGTCGGGCGGGTCCGCAGAACAGGGTCTTTTGACAGCAGGTTGCGCGCAGATGCACCGGTTCTACGGTCTTCCCGGTGGGGCGGCGGCGGGCATGTCGGACAGCAAGATGCCCGATATGCAAGCGGGCTGGGAACAGGCCATAACCAACACGATGGCCGGCCTGTCGGGGCTGAACATGGTCTACGAGGCGGCTGGCATGCATGCCTCTTTGCTGGGGTTTTGCTTTGAAAGTCTCGTTCTGGGCGACGATATCCTGGGCCAGGTTCTGCGTTGTGTGCGCGGCATCGAAGTGACCGAGGATAATACGTCAATCGAGGTGATGCGTGATGTCTGTCTGGACGGGCCGGGGCATTATCTTGGCAGCGATCAGACCCTCAGCCTGATGCAGACAGAATATATCTATCCAGCAATTGGCAACCGGATGAGCCCCAAGGAATGGGCCGAAAATGACAAACCCGACCTGCTTGAAACCGCGATTGCGCGCAAAAACGCGCTGCTTGCCGCAGCCGAGCATCAGATCGACCCAAGCCTGGATCTGGCGATCCGGGCCAATTTCAGGATACGTTTATAA
- a CDS encoding NAD(P)-dependent oxidoreductase, translating into MKYGVIGLGNLGGNLAASLARNGFDVVVCDKNPAEVAALTELGAAAATDPAAIAAACDAIITCLPSPTASETVLDQILTTARPGSTWIEMSTLGRDDILRLSAKAAAKDVRTLECPVTGGVHLAATGDITVLVGGDHDLFAVHEPALQALGGKIIHMGPLGSAAVIKVITNMLAFIHLVAGGEAMMLAKRAGLDLTKAWQAIAASSGNSFVHETEGQLILNGSYDVAFTMDLALKDLGFAADFSAETGTPLAVADLVHEIFKAGKTAYGGAAQSTQIVKLLEDALGTDLRAPGFPARL; encoded by the coding sequence GTGAAATATGGTGTTATTGGGCTGGGCAATCTGGGCGGCAATCTTGCCGCAAGTTTGGCCCGCAACGGGTTCGACGTTGTCGTTTGCGACAAGAACCCCGCCGAAGTGGCCGCGCTGACCGAACTGGGCGCCGCCGCCGCGACCGATCCGGCCGCAATCGCCGCCGCCTGCGATGCGATCATCACCTGCCTGCCATCGCCCACCGCGTCAGAAACGGTGCTGGATCAAATCCTGACAACCGCCAGGCCGGGCAGTACCTGGATTGAAATGTCCACGCTGGGCCGGGATGATATTCTGCGCCTTTCGGCCAAGGCCGCCGCAAAAGATGTTCGGACCCTCGAATGCCCGGTAACGGGCGGCGTGCATCTGGCCGCGACCGGGGACATCACGGTGCTTGTCGGCGGTGATCACGACCTTTTCGCCGTGCATGAACCTGCCTTGCAGGCCCTGGGCGGAAAGATCATCCATATGGGCCCGCTTGGTTCTGCTGCAGTGATCAAGGTCATCACGAATATGCTGGCCTTCATTCATCTGGTGGCCGGTGGCGAGGCGATGATGCTGGCAAAACGCGCGGGCCTTGACCTGACCAAGGCGTGGCAGGCCATTGCGGCCTCGTCTGGGAATTCCTTTGTACATGAAACCGAAGGTCAGTTGATCCTCAACGGCAGCTATGACGTGGCCTTCACGATGGACCTTGCCTTGAAGGATTTGGGCTTTGCTGCTGATTTTTCTGCAGAAACCGGCACACCGCTTGCGGTTGCCGATCTGGTGCATGAGATCTTTAAAGCGGGCAAGACGGCCTATGGCGGCGCGGCCCAATCAACCCAGATCGTGAAATTGCTTGAGGACGCGCTTGGCACTGATCTGCGCGCCCCGGGGTTTCCCGCCCGGTTGTAG